The following are from one region of the Bremerella sp. JC817 genome:
- a CDS encoding arylsulfatase, with protein sequence MRWILLAMVLAAFPSVGQAADRPNIVILYADDMGYGDLHANNPDSKIPTPNLDRLASEGMRFTDAHSSSGICTPSRYALLTGRYHWRKFHDIVYAFGPPVIADEEFTLPEMLKAQGYRTACIGKWHLGWNWSEILRPDANVKQDRGNLVIPPEAFDWNRSVSGGPTSHGFDYYFGDDVPNFPPYAWIENDRVIEPPTVMLTETPKTPEGKWNARRGPAVADWDFWGVVPRLADKAVEWIAEQKGEQQPFFLYVPFNSPHSPIVPTPEFAGKSEAGPFGDFVNMTDAMAGKILQALKDNGFEDNTLVLFTADNGAENYAYARLENFGHWSSAPFRGVKRDLYEGGHHVPFLVRWPGHVKPGSVNDSLTSQVDIMGTLAAIVEADLPADAAHDSYNQQANWTTNEGGRRTTIVHNTFAKAYAIRDGNWLLIQAESGSHNRVPAWFDQEKGYTEDQQPGELYDLEIDPAQKHNLYSEKPQLVEKLSQKLKQIRSRGQVR encoded by the coding sequence ATGCGTTGGATCTTGTTAGCTATGGTCCTGGCCGCGTTCCCCAGCGTCGGTCAGGCCGCTGATCGCCCGAACATCGTCATCTTGTATGCCGATGACATGGGCTATGGGGACCTGCATGCCAACAACCCCGACTCGAAGATCCCCACACCCAACCTCGATCGCCTCGCCAGCGAAGGGATGCGATTCACCGACGCGCATAGTTCGTCCGGTATCTGCACACCCAGCCGCTATGCCCTGCTGACCGGTCGTTATCACTGGCGAAAGTTCCACGACATCGTTTACGCGTTCGGTCCCCCGGTGATTGCTGATGAAGAGTTCACGCTGCCGGAGATGCTGAAGGCCCAAGGCTATCGTACGGCCTGCATTGGCAAGTGGCACTTGGGATGGAATTGGAGCGAGATCCTTCGTCCCGATGCCAACGTGAAGCAGGATCGCGGCAACCTGGTGATTCCGCCGGAAGCGTTCGATTGGAATCGATCAGTCTCCGGCGGACCGACGTCGCATGGCTTCGACTATTACTTCGGCGACGACGTCCCGAACTTTCCGCCGTATGCCTGGATCGAGAACGATCGTGTTATCGAGCCACCGACCGTCATGCTGACGGAAACCCCGAAGACGCCCGAGGGAAAGTGGAATGCTCGACGCGGACCGGCAGTTGCCGACTGGGACTTCTGGGGCGTCGTCCCTCGGCTCGCGGATAAGGCGGTCGAATGGATCGCCGAGCAGAAAGGTGAGCAGCAGCCGTTCTTTTTGTACGTTCCGTTCAATTCGCCTCACTCGCCGATCGTTCCCACGCCCGAGTTTGCCGGCAAGTCGGAGGCCGGTCCCTTTGGGGACTTCGTTAACATGACCGACGCCATGGCAGGCAAGATTCTTCAGGCCTTGAAAGACAACGGCTTCGAGGACAACACGCTTGTCCTGTTCACCGCCGATAACGGTGCGGAAAACTATGCCTATGCCCGGCTCGAAAACTTCGGCCACTGGAGCTCGGCACCATTTCGTGGTGTGAAGCGTGACCTTTACGAAGGTGGCCACCACGTTCCGTTTCTGGTCCGTTGGCCAGGCCACGTGAAGCCTGGCAGCGTCAACGATTCGCTCACCAGCCAGGTCGACATCATGGGAACGCTCGCCGCGATTGTCGAAGCAGACCTTCCGGCCGACGCCGCCCACGACAGCTACAACCAACAGGCCAATTGGACGACCAATGAAGGCGGCCGACGCACGACGATTGTCCACAACACCTTTGCCAAAGCATATGCCATTCGGGATGGTAACTGGCTGCTGATCCAAGCCGAAAGCGGCTCGCATAATCGCGTTCCTGCCTGGTTCGATCAGGAGAAAGGCTATACCGAGGATCAGCAACCTGGCGAACTTTACGATCTGGAAATCGATCCGGCTCAA
- a CDS encoding arylsulfatase, which yields MKTTLALASLVLMALCVSTGFAAKPNIVLLITDDQGYGDLACHGNQVIQTPNLDRLASQSSQLSNYHVAPTCSPTRAALQSGHWTDRAGAWHTIMGRSMLRADEATLGQLLKANGYTTGMFGKWHLGDNYPYRPEDRGYDEVYRHGGGGVGQTPDLWDNAYFDGHYFHNGEIEAADGYCTDVFFNQANQFIKTNAEQGKPFFAYIATNAPHGPLHCPQKYMDMYPDEPKPMAAFYGMITNIDDNVGQTRQLLEDLGIANNTIFIYTTDNGTAAPGKAFNAGMRGKKGSEYEGGHRVPFMCYWPEAGMNVKHVDDHLTHAIDVAPTLLEMVGGQGPKDYQFDGISIASLLKPGTDVDWKDRFLVTDSQRVRDPIKWKQTAVMSQQWRLINGKELYDIQQDPGQKNNVAAQHPEQVAAMRKFYDQWWAELEPTFAKTTEIYLGHPSAPEASLTAHDWIQSSYPPWAQAHIRSGNGNNPKKKPVLHEGHWAVKVIRDGNYEVSVRRWPVEANHPIVASLPPGEDVPGANKAMRTVPGKAIDVTSAVLRINGKDLDEKEVPADATEVTFETRLTAGSHQLSPLFLLKDGGELGAYYTVVRFVGE from the coding sequence ATGAAAACTACCCTCGCGCTGGCGTCGCTTGTTTTGATGGCGCTATGCGTCTCGACTGGCTTCGCCGCGAAGCCGAATATTGTCCTGCTAATCACCGACGACCAGGGCTACGGCGATCTGGCATGTCATGGCAACCAGGTGATCCAAACGCCGAACCTCGACCGGCTGGCATCGCAGTCGTCGCAGTTGTCGAACTATCATGTCGCTCCGACCTGTTCGCCGACACGGGCCGCATTGCAGTCAGGCCACTGGACCGATCGAGCTGGTGCCTGGCATACGATCATGGGACGTTCGATGCTTCGCGCCGACGAGGCCACCTTGGGGCAACTGCTCAAAGCGAACGGCTACACAACCGGCATGTTCGGCAAGTGGCATCTGGGAGACAACTATCCTTATCGACCTGAAGATCGCGGCTACGACGAAGTCTATCGTCATGGCGGCGGAGGCGTCGGCCAAACGCCTGACCTGTGGGACAATGCCTACTTCGATGGACATTACTTCCACAATGGCGAAATCGAAGCAGCAGATGGCTATTGCACCGACGTCTTCTTTAATCAAGCGAATCAGTTCATCAAAACTAATGCGGAACAAGGCAAACCCTTCTTTGCCTACATCGCCACGAACGCGCCGCATGGTCCGCTGCACTGTCCGCAGAAGTACATGGACATGTATCCGGACGAGCCCAAGCCGATGGCCGCTTTCTATGGCATGATCACGAACATCGACGACAACGTTGGGCAAACTCGCCAGCTGCTGGAAGACCTGGGGATCGCCAACAATACGATTTTCATCTACACCACCGACAATGGCACGGCCGCTCCAGGCAAAGCCTTCAACGCCGGCATGCGTGGCAAGAAAGGAAGCGAATACGAAGGCGGACACCGCGTTCCTTTCATGTGCTATTGGCCAGAGGCCGGCATGAACGTGAAACATGTAGACGACCACCTGACCCATGCGATCGACGTCGCTCCGACCTTGCTCGAAATGGTTGGCGGCCAAGGTCCCAAAGACTATCAGTTCGACGGCATCTCGATCGCTTCCCTGCTGAAACCAGGCACTGATGTCGACTGGAAAGATCGCTTCCTGGTGACTGACTCGCAGCGTGTACGTGATCCGATCAAGTGGAAGCAAACCGCGGTGATGTCGCAGCAGTGGCGATTGATCAACGGCAAGGAGCTGTACGACATTCAGCAAGATCCTGGCCAGAAGAACAACGTCGCTGCCCAGCATCCTGAACAAGTCGCTGCGATGCGGAAGTTCTACGATCAATGGTGGGCCGAACTCGAACCGACGTTCGCCAAGACGACCGAAATCTACCTCGGCCATCCCTCCGCCCCTGAGGCCTCGCTAACCGCGCACGACTGGATTCAGTCGAGCTATCCGCCATGGGCCCAGGCTCACATTCGCTCCGGCAATGGAAACAATCCGAAGAAGAAGCCAGTCCTGCATGAAGGACACTGGGCGGTGAAAGTGATTCGCGATGGCAACTACGAAGTGAGCGTTCGCCGCTGGCCTGTTGAAGCGAACCATCCGATCGTCGCCTCACTGCCACCAGGGGAAGATGTCCCTGGGGCGAACAAAGCGATGCGAACCGTCCCTGGTAAAGCCATCGACGTCACCTCGGCCGTTCTGCGGATCAATGGCAAAGACCTCGACGAGAAAGAGGTTCCTGCCGACGCTACCGAAGTGACCTTTGAAACTCGCCTGACGGCAGGCTCGCACCAGTTGTCGCCGTTATTCCTTTTGAAGGATGGTGGCGAACTGGGGGCCTATTACACCGTGGTTCGCTTTGTCGGGGAGTAA
- a CDS encoding arylsulfatase, producing MLLCIDLRAVRVATAMVVLSFFPFALTAQEKPNIVLMMADDMGFSDLGCYGGEIETPNLDQLAQGGLRFTQFYNTARCCPTRAALMTGLYQHQAGLGHMTGNYGVPSYQGYLNDRCVTIAEALRPAGYTTLMTGKWHVGSKPEGWPLQRGFDRYWGTPSGGGVYFKDTLQIRKEVFFVDGNERVELEDDFYITDDLTDHAIKFIDQAVNETKKPFFLYFAHIAPHWPLQAKPEDIARQAGRYDAGWDEARKARFARQVKMGLFPEGTRLSPRDQDANAWEQMSPEAREDLAHRMEVYAAQVQCIDQNVGRLVAKLKELGQFENTLFLFLSDNGCSAEGGPGGFSRGKAGAPIGTGLSYASVGLEWANANDTPFRKFKIDTREGGISTPLIAHWPKGIQLSGGEGRLVDAPGHVIDVMPTLVEVAGATYPTTHDGKEVIPTPGQSFAQQFRGPQEVASRDLFWEHEGNKAIRRGDWKAVRIKSGAWQLYDLKHDRTETNNLAKEQPEKTKELAQAWKQWADSAGVIEWSQLQKQRKK from the coding sequence ATGCTTTTGTGTATTGATCTGCGCGCTGTGAGAGTTGCCACCGCGATGGTGGTGTTGTCGTTTTTCCCTTTCGCTTTGACGGCCCAAGAGAAACCGAACATCGTCTTGATGATGGCGGACGACATGGGGTTCTCGGACCTGGGATGCTATGGCGGCGAGATCGAAACGCCGAACCTCGATCAGTTGGCCCAAGGCGGACTTCGATTCACGCAGTTCTATAACACGGCCCGCTGCTGCCCGACCCGAGCAGCCTTGATGACGGGTCTTTATCAGCACCAAGCAGGCCTCGGTCACATGACCGGCAACTATGGCGTGCCGTCGTATCAAGGCTATTTGAACGACCGATGCGTTACGATCGCCGAAGCCCTGCGTCCGGCCGGCTATACCACCTTGATGACCGGCAAGTGGCATGTCGGCTCTAAACCCGAAGGTTGGCCGCTGCAGCGTGGTTTCGATCGTTATTGGGGCACGCCTTCTGGCGGTGGCGTCTACTTCAAAGACACGTTACAGATTCGGAAGGAAGTCTTCTTTGTCGATGGCAACGAACGTGTGGAACTGGAAGACGATTTCTACATCACCGACGATCTGACCGACCACGCGATCAAATTTATTGATCAGGCCGTCAACGAAACGAAGAAGCCGTTCTTCCTCTACTTTGCTCACATCGCTCCCCATTGGCCACTGCAAGCCAAGCCGGAAGACATCGCCCGGCAAGCTGGCCGCTATGATGCCGGGTGGGACGAGGCTCGCAAGGCTCGATTTGCCCGCCAGGTGAAGATGGGGCTCTTCCCAGAAGGAACTCGTTTGAGTCCACGCGATCAGGATGCGAATGCCTGGGAGCAGATGTCCCCCGAAGCGCGCGAAGACCTGGCCCACCGGATGGAAGTCTATGCGGCCCAGGTTCAGTGCATCGATCAGAACGTGGGCCGATTGGTGGCCAAGCTGAAAGAACTGGGGCAATTCGAGAACACGTTATTCCTCTTCCTTTCCGACAATGGCTGTTCGGCCGAAGGTGGTCCTGGTGGGTTTAGCCGCGGCAAAGCAGGTGCCCCGATCGGCACAGGCCTGTCGTATGCCAGTGTTGGGCTGGAATGGGCGAACGCCAACGACACACCGTTCCGCAAGTTCAAGATCGACACGCGTGAAGGTGGCATCTCGACGCCATTGATCGCTCACTGGCCGAAGGGGATTCAGCTTTCAGGTGGTGAAGGTCGACTGGTCGATGCCCCTGGGCATGTGATCGATGTCATGCCAACGCTTGTCGAAGTGGCCGGGGCAACCTATCCCACGACGCACGATGGCAAGGAAGTGATCCCTACCCCAGGGCAAAGCTTCGCCCAGCAGTTCCGTGGTCCGCAGGAAGTCGCTTCACGTGACCTCTTCTGGGAACATGAAGGCAACAAGGCGATCCGACGCGGCGACTGGAAAGCGGTCCGAATCAAAAGTGGTGCATGGCAGCTTTACGACCTGAAGCACGATCGCACCGAGACGAACAACCTGGCCAAAGAGCAGCCTGAAAAGACCAAGGAACTTGCCCAGGCCTGGAAGCAGTGGGCCGACAGTGCCGGCGTGATCGAATGGTCGCAGCTTCAGAAACAACGCAAGAAATAG
- the lpxA gene encoding acyl-ACP--UDP-N-acetylglucosamine O-acyltransferase: MPYVRDTLAIQDANIVIGEGCRISPDAWLGAGTQIADHVRIDADVVIGENNIIAHGAVIKSGTRIGDRNQIGEYCILGGAPLIARPTQKPGQLQIGHDNVIREFATFQVGTGPSDVTRFGSHNYIMPNVQIGHDSQVGSHITMTNQTALCGHVTVEDKAVLGVGVHVHQHCRIGMLAMVGASAYVSQDIVPFTLVDGRTGNVVSLNKIGLTRSETPAATISQMKQAFRVIFREGLSREAIYDRLQGVDVPQVQQMLAFLKASRRGYEKARRSSSTSSKATAAEGSIELTIYRGEAA, from the coding sequence ATGCCCTACGTTCGCGATACCCTAGCCATCCAAGACGCGAATATCGTGATCGGGGAAGGCTGCCGTATTTCGCCAGATGCATGGTTGGGCGCTGGTACCCAAATCGCCGATCACGTTCGAATCGATGCCGACGTCGTCATCGGCGAGAACAACATCATCGCTCATGGTGCCGTCATCAAATCAGGTACGCGAATCGGCGATCGAAATCAGATTGGCGAGTATTGCATCCTGGGTGGAGCTCCATTGATTGCCCGCCCCACGCAGAAGCCTGGGCAACTTCAGATTGGCCACGACAACGTCATTCGCGAGTTCGCCACGTTTCAAGTCGGCACCGGCCCGAGCGATGTCACTCGGTTCGGCAGTCACAACTACATCATGCCGAACGTCCAGATCGGGCACGACTCTCAGGTCGGCAGCCACATCACGATGACCAACCAAACGGCCTTGTGTGGCCACGTCACCGTGGAAGACAAAGCGGTCCTCGGCGTAGGTGTGCATGTCCATCAGCACTGCCGCATCGGTATGCTGGCGATGGTGGGTGCCTCGGCTTACGTCTCTCAAGACATCGTTCCGTTTACCCTGGTCGACGGACGTACCGGGAACGTTGTTAGCTTGAACAAGATCGGCCTGACGCGTAGCGAGACCCCTGCCGCGACAATCTCACAAATGAAGCAGGCCTTTCGCGTGATCTTCCGCGAAGGTCTCTCGCGGGAAGCGATCTACGACCGGCTACAAGGCGTAGACGTTCCTCAGGTTCAGCAGATGCTCGCCTTCCTGAAAGCGTCGCGTCGTGGCTACGAAAAGGCCCGGCGTTCAAGTAGCACTTCGTCGAAAGCTACGGCAGCGGAAGGCTCGATCGAGCTGACCATCTATCGCGGCGAAGCGGCCTAA
- a CDS encoding glycosyltransferase — protein MSRLTVLITNIFMTSRSGTEMYVYDLAKNLIQRGHRPIVYTPDMGEVTDELRRNSIPVVDRLEKIRETPDVIHGHHTLQTTAALLHFPKTPGIFLCHDFDAWHDTPPKFDRIGRYVAVDQTCADRLAHGEGIELERIQILTNPVDLNLFQTRSPLPEKPKRAVVFSSYGTPESIQPIRQACRQLGIRLDAIGRNFGDVCRDPYSRLPQYDLVFAKGRCAREAMAVGCATIYCDVFGMSSLVTAEDVVYLNQLGRRTLAAPLTTERLVAEIQRYNAADAAEVTRYIRQNNSTDSIYGQLINIYEEVIEAYQQRTDLDPLDEIREMARMAEWWHLTRSQRTAGPPLVRPQVVMPTPAPVEPKPRGLQYLKHRGKRLWRSIKKRVRRVTQPPVVPAPPVEAPKKAA, from the coding sequence ATGAGTCGGCTGACGGTTCTGATTACGAACATCTTCATGACATCCCGGTCAGGCACCGAGATGTATGTGTACGACCTGGCGAAGAACCTGATTCAGCGCGGGCACCGTCCGATCGTTTATACGCCTGACATGGGCGAAGTGACCGACGAACTGCGACGCAACTCGATCCCGGTGGTCGATCGGCTGGAAAAGATCCGAGAGACGCCTGATGTGATCCATGGGCATCACACACTGCAAACAACGGCGGCGCTGCTGCATTTTCCGAAGACGCCTGGCATCTTCCTTTGCCATGACTTCGATGCGTGGCACGACACGCCTCCCAAGTTCGATCGTATTGGACGCTATGTGGCTGTCGATCAGACGTGCGCTGATCGGCTGGCACACGGCGAAGGGATTGAGCTGGAGCGAATCCAAATCCTGACCAATCCGGTCGATCTCAACTTGTTTCAGACCCGCAGTCCTTTGCCCGAGAAACCGAAACGCGCCGTGGTCTTCAGCAGCTACGGAACGCCGGAATCGATTCAGCCAATTCGACAAGCATGCAGGCAGCTCGGGATTCGCCTCGATGCGATCGGCAGGAACTTTGGCGATGTTTGCCGCGATCCTTACTCGCGATTGCCTCAATACGACCTGGTGTTCGCCAAGGGACGCTGTGCTCGCGAGGCGATGGCCGTGGGGTGTGCGACAATCTACTGCGATGTGTTCGGCATGAGCTCGCTGGTCACGGCCGAGGATGTCGTCTACTTGAACCAACTCGGACGCCGCACGTTGGCGGCGCCCCTGACGACTGAGCGGCTTGTGGCGGAGATCCAGCGTTATAACGCTGCCGACGCCGCCGAAGTGACGCGATACATTCGCCAGAACAACAGCACCGATTCAATCTATGGTCAGTTGATCAACATCTATGAAGAGGTGATCGAGGCGTATCAGCAGCGAACCGACTTGGATCCGCTGGATGAAATTCGCGAGATGGCTCGCATGGCAGAGTGGTGGCATCTGACACGTAGCCAGCGGACGGCTGGTCCCCCGCTGGTGAGGCCGCAGGTTGTCATGCCTACGCCAGCACCAGTCGAGCCGAAGCCTCGTGGACTGCAATATCTGAAGCACCGCGGCAAGCGTCTTTGGCGTTCGATCAAGAAGCGGGTTCGCCGCGTTACGCAGCCACCGGTTGTGCCTGCTCCGCCGGTCGAGGCTCCGAAAAAGGCAGCTTAG
- a CDS encoding prolyl oligopeptidase family serine peptidase: MRSPRLLAAVLLVVAFCLVSSASAEWTGKESTWNGYTRFDFTVDSRPAYVVVPKKAAEGNPWVWRARFPGFHAEADLLLLERGFHVAHIDTNDMLGSPRAMGHWDKFYDYMTDKGLSPKVALEGVSRGGLFVYGWAARHPDRVACIYADTPVCDFKSWPGGKGNGVGSAGSWQRLLEEYGFTEEQALAYDKNPIDNLAPIAAAKIPLMHIVSLNDVVVPPTENTFILAERYRKLGGTMEIIEVEEGTEKSQGHHFTHPDPKRVADFIESHAAKK; encoded by the coding sequence ATGCGTTCCCCTCGCCTTCTGGCTGCGGTCCTGCTCGTCGTCGCGTTCTGCCTTGTTTCCTCTGCGTCGGCCGAGTGGACCGGCAAAGAGTCGACCTGGAACGGGTACACCCGCTTTGACTTCACCGTCGACTCGCGTCCTGCTTACGTCGTGGTGCCAAAGAAGGCCGCCGAAGGCAATCCGTGGGTTTGGCGAGCTCGCTTTCCTGGCTTCCATGCTGAAGCCGACTTATTGCTTCTGGAACGTGGCTTCCATGTCGCTCACATCGATACCAACGATATGCTCGGAAGTCCACGTGCGATGGGACACTGGGATAAGTTCTACGACTACATGACTGACAAAGGCCTTTCCCCGAAGGTTGCCCTGGAAGGGGTGAGCCGCGGTGGCTTATTTGTTTATGGTTGGGCTGCACGGCATCCAGATCGGGTCGCGTGCATCTATGCCGATACGCCGGTTTGCGACTTCAAGAGCTGGCCAGGCGGCAAAGGTAATGGCGTCGGCAGTGCGGGCTCGTGGCAGCGTCTGCTCGAGGAATATGGCTTCACCGAAGAACAAGCCCTTGCCTACGACAAGAACCCGATTGACAATCTCGCTCCGATCGCGGCCGCCAAGATTCCGCTCATGCATATCGTTTCGCTGAACGATGTTGTCGTACCGCCGACGGAGAACACCTTCATCCTGGCCGAACGCTATCGTAAGCTCGGTGGAACGATGGAGATCATCGAAGTCGAAGAAGGGACCGAGAAGTCACAGGGGCATCACTTCACCCATCCCGATCCCAAGCGTGTGGCCGACTTCATCGAGTCGCACGCGGCAAAGAAGTAA